The following are from one region of the Granulicella aggregans genome:
- a CDS encoding SLBB domain-containing protein: MPTLFTFFTIRKKIRSSVTPEAEHLGKLPRLALATVLGFVGMLAQPAHAQEELPASSPQSTSQSSSSPELGTSSSGLGATDAPQSDSPQDDRSRLSNAESLVAPASLSSDQIIHILQQNPDLVVELKSQVADRLQQQGTPIDANDISDQMLYSQIATNSDLRSNITTFLRARGYVSQDDLQSLGSSPSGGPAAAGLAGRGTTAGVADPDKLAALGLSSSLRGDGSADTIRSIRSTGNAPDNDQTRGREAVNASTDAPKVLRQPAPYNLQSMRDLYTQVPEQTASLKRFGSDVFVNRDVSAASRNGAGRDTPLDVPLGPDYVLGAGDTLTVNMWGGVTQSLNRVVDRDGRILLPDAGSLDVSGLPLQRAQSLIEDALKKQYRDVKVTVTVSRLRTVRVYVVGDVQRPGGYDISSLATPLSALFAAGGPTGAGSLRVARHLRGEKLVEDIDLYDFLLHGVRSKDAHFESGDTLLVPPAGAQVAVSGAIRRPAIYEVKPGETTLDAVIDDAGGFTAAASLANITIERIDANRQRETVTLKTSGIENAAADHVAIAEFQVKDGDRIRVAQILPYSQRAIYLEGHVLRPGRRSFTEGMRLSDVLRSYQDLLPEPASNGEIIRLVPPDLHAETINFSVPDVLIGNGNVDLQPFDTIRVLGRYQVDAPKVTIQGEVLRPTSYPMSKGMTVAQLVRMAGGFKRDALLATADLTSYGVLNGDRVTGSIATVHIGAAVAGTEPGADVPLKPGDILTIHQITGWNEIGQSVRLEGQVAYPGTYGFREGERLSSVLRRAGGLRETAYPAGAVLVRDQVRELEQKSREELIRQIETSSASARLAPNLGSGDSGATLKLIQAQQDQVLARLKSEPPTGRLVLHITADISSWESTPADIELRQGDVLTIPKRPGFVLVTGQVYNATALTFTPGKTAAWYLQHAGGTSDTANRKDIFVVRANGSVIGRHSGGLFDPAVLATKLDPGDVVVVPQKVIGASLFWRNLLTAAQLASSIAITAAVANL, encoded by the coding sequence ATGCCCACATTGTTCACCTTCTTCACTATCCGCAAGAAGATTCGAAGCTCGGTCACACCCGAGGCTGAGCACCTCGGCAAGTTGCCGCGTCTTGCATTGGCGACCGTTCTGGGATTTGTGGGGATGCTGGCGCAACCAGCCCACGCGCAGGAAGAATTGCCTGCTTCGTCTCCTCAGAGCACATCTCAATCGTCTTCGAGTCCGGAACTCGGAACTTCAAGTTCGGGGCTCGGAGCCACGGACGCGCCGCAGAGCGACAGCCCTCAGGACGATCGGAGCCGACTCTCGAACGCTGAGAGCCTCGTGGCTCCGGCCTCTTTATCGTCGGACCAGATCATCCATATCCTGCAGCAGAACCCCGACCTGGTTGTGGAGTTGAAGTCGCAGGTAGCGGATCGCCTGCAGCAGCAGGGCACGCCGATCGACGCCAACGATATCTCTGACCAGATGCTCTACAGCCAGATCGCAACGAACAGCGATCTTCGCTCAAACATCACGACGTTTCTTCGTGCACGGGGATATGTCTCGCAGGACGATCTTCAGAGCCTGGGTTCGAGTCCGAGCGGTGGTCCGGCAGCTGCCGGGCTCGCTGGGCGAGGTACTACGGCGGGCGTAGCGGACCCGGACAAGCTTGCTGCATTGGGACTTTCATCGTCCCTGCGCGGAGACGGATCGGCCGACACGATCCGGTCGATCAGATCTACTGGCAATGCACCCGATAACGACCAGACGCGAGGACGCGAGGCGGTGAACGCCTCGACCGATGCGCCTAAGGTGCTTCGCCAGCCTGCGCCCTACAACCTGCAGTCGATGCGCGATCTGTACACGCAGGTCCCGGAGCAGACGGCCTCACTCAAGCGATTTGGTTCAGACGTCTTCGTAAACCGCGATGTCTCGGCGGCATCTCGCAACGGCGCGGGCCGCGACACACCGCTGGACGTTCCATTGGGTCCGGATTATGTTTTGGGCGCGGGAGATACGCTGACCGTCAATATGTGGGGCGGCGTGACGCAAAGCCTCAACCGCGTGGTTGACCGCGACGGCCGTATCCTGCTGCCGGATGCGGGCTCGCTCGACGTGTCGGGACTTCCGCTGCAACGCGCGCAGAGCCTGATCGAAGACGCTCTGAAGAAGCAGTATCGGGATGTGAAGGTCACCGTTACCGTGTCTCGCCTGCGCACGGTGCGGGTGTATGTCGTTGGCGATGTGCAACGGCCAGGCGGCTACGACATCAGCTCGCTTGCTACTCCTTTGAGCGCGCTGTTTGCGGCGGGCGGCCCCACAGGGGCTGGATCGCTGCGCGTGGCACGGCATCTTCGCGGAGAGAAGCTTGTGGAGGACATCGACCTCTACGACTTCCTGCTTCACGGAGTTCGCAGTAAGGATGCTCACTTCGAGAGTGGAGATACCTTGCTGGTGCCTCCCGCAGGAGCGCAGGTTGCAGTCTCCGGCGCGATCAGGCGTCCGGCGATCTACGAAGTGAAGCCGGGCGAAACCACTCTCGATGCGGTGATCGACGACGCTGGCGGATTTACTGCCGCGGCCTCGCTTGCGAACATCACGATCGAGCGGATCGACGCCAATCGGCAGCGCGAGACGGTGACGCTGAAGACATCCGGCATAGAGAACGCAGCCGCAGACCACGTCGCCATAGCCGAATTCCAGGTGAAAGACGGGGACCGCATTCGAGTTGCGCAGATCCTGCCTTATAGCCAGCGCGCCATCTATCTTGAAGGACACGTCCTGCGTCCCGGCCGGAGATCGTTTACCGAGGGCATGCGCCTGAGCGATGTCTTGCGCAGCTATCAGGACCTGCTGCCGGAGCCGGCGTCGAATGGCGAGATCATCCGACTGGTACCGCCGGACCTTCACGCAGAGACGATCAACTTCAGCGTGCCGGATGTGCTGATCGGGAATGGGAATGTCGATCTTCAGCCCTTCGATACGATCCGGGTTCTGGGACGATATCAGGTCGATGCTCCCAAGGTGACGATCCAGGGCGAGGTGCTGCGCCCGACTTCCTATCCCATGTCCAAGGGGATGACGGTCGCGCAGCTCGTCCGTATGGCGGGTGGATTCAAGCGCGACGCCCTGCTCGCCACGGCAGACCTCACCAGCTATGGAGTGCTGAATGGAGACCGAGTCACGGGAAGCATCGCGACGGTGCATATCGGTGCGGCGGTGGCGGGGACCGAGCCGGGAGCCGATGTTCCGCTCAAGCCAGGGGACATTCTCACCATCCATCAGATCACTGGCTGGAACGAGATTGGCCAGTCGGTACGGCTCGAAGGACAAGTAGCGTATCCGGGCACGTATGGCTTTCGCGAAGGGGAGCGACTCAGCTCCGTTTTGCGCCGAGCCGGAGGGCTCCGCGAGACAGCCTATCCCGCTGGCGCGGTGCTGGTGCGCGACCAGGTGCGCGAGCTTGAACAGAAGAGCCGCGAGGAGCTGATACGCCAGATTGAGACGAGCTCGGCTTCGGCCCGCCTCGCGCCCAACCTGGGATCGGGCGACTCCGGAGCCACGCTGAAGCTGATCCAGGCACAGCAGGACCAGGTGCTGGCGCGCCTGAAGAGCGAACCTCCCACCGGCCGTCTCGTGCTGCACATCACCGCGGATATCAGCAGCTGGGAAAGCACTCCTGCCGATATCGAGTTGCGCCAGGGAGACGTCTTGACCATTCCCAAGCGTCCGGGATTTGTTCTCGTCACCGGGCAGGTCTACAACGCCACCGCGCTTACGTTCACCCCAGGCAAGACCGCAGCCTGGTATCTGCAACATGCCGGTGGAACAAGCGACACGGCAAACCGCAAGGACATCTTCGTTGTCCGCGCGAACGGCTCGGTCATCGGGCGGCACTCGGGCGGACTCTTCGATCCAGCCGTTCTCGCCACGAAGCTCGATCCCGGCGACGTTGTGGTCGTACCGCAGAAGGTGATCGGGGCTTCACTCTTCTGGCGAAATCTCTTGACCGCGGCACAGTTGGCCTCGTCGATCGCCATTACCGCAGCCGTAGCGAATCTCTAG
- the ribB gene encoding 3,4-dihydroxy-2-butanone-4-phosphate synthase → MSPLSSVVMTSPSLLFPFEERLARAIEEMRLGRPIILVDDFDRENEADLVTAAETISVPTMAQFIREGSGIVCLCLTSETLDRLDLPQMVSTNESCHQTAFTITIDARDGISTGVSAADRVATIRAAVAADAQPRDLVRPGHVFPLRAAPGGVLEREGHTEGSVDLAQLSGLQPAAVICEITNPDGSMAKGTEVSRFARRYDLVTLSISELVEYRRCDPTFRLSTMAC, encoded by the coding sequence ATGTCGCCGCTTTCTTCCGTTGTCATGACGTCTCCATCGCTGCTCTTTCCCTTTGAAGAGCGGCTCGCACGCGCAATCGAAGAGATGCGCCTGGGGCGTCCCATCATTCTTGTCGACGACTTCGATCGCGAGAACGAAGCTGATTTGGTCACGGCAGCCGAGACGATCTCCGTACCGACGATGGCCCAGTTCATCCGGGAAGGCAGCGGGATCGTATGCCTATGCCTGACGTCCGAGACGCTAGACCGTTTGGATCTGCCCCAGATGGTGTCGACGAACGAAAGCTGTCACCAGACTGCCTTCACCATCACGATCGACGCGCGCGATGGCATTTCGACGGGCGTCTCCGCAGCGGACAGGGTTGCGACGATACGTGCCGCCGTCGCTGCGGATGCTCAGCCGCGCGACCTGGTCCGGCCCGGACATGTGTTTCCTCTTCGTGCAGCGCCTGGCGGTGTGTTGGAACGCGAAGGACACACCGAAGGATCGGTCGATTTAGCGCAGCTCTCGGGACTTCAGCCGGCAGCTGTGATCTGTGAGATCACGAACCCGGATGGAAGCATGGCCAAGGGAACGGAGGTTAGCCGGTTTGCGAGACGGTACGACCTGGTCACGTTGAGTATCTCGGAGCTGGTCGAGTACCGGAGATGCGATCCAACGTTTCGTCTGTCGACGATGGCTTGCTAA
- a CDS encoding phytanoyl-CoA dioxygenase family protein: protein MKAFHEVSRSELTSEVLQDEVGTRGYLLVRDLLDRKAIDTALNDVTRVLSRAGWLDTEHDPRERFSAAGAACGDPDPGFKRVYQEVFNLESLHRLPHGLSLRNVMEMLAGDQVLVHPKPIGRLIFPKCERLVTHAHQDYEFMGGDPEFYTVWIPLHDCPVEVGPLRILEGSHRHGIQHHERDNLHVPEIPEDAAAGIEWVGGQVNAGDVLIFHSLTVHAASLNLSDQMRLSIDCRFQDARRTLNPANLVFAGESGKSWEKTYAGWTSDELKFYWKKLPLTLQPSKAELASLADTAAAPAKRARYLRMISQLE from the coding sequence GTGAAGGCTTTCCACGAAGTAAGCCGATCTGAGCTTACCTCTGAGGTTCTACAAGATGAAGTGGGTACGAGGGGCTATTTATTGGTCCGCGATCTGCTCGACAGAAAGGCCATCGACACCGCGCTGAACGACGTAACACGAGTGCTCTCGCGGGCAGGTTGGCTAGATACAGAGCATGACCCAAGAGAGAGATTTTCGGCGGCAGGAGCGGCATGCGGCGATCCTGATCCGGGATTCAAACGCGTATACCAGGAGGTCTTCAACCTTGAGTCGCTGCACCGGTTGCCGCATGGTCTTTCCCTGCGGAACGTAATGGAGATGCTTGCGGGCGATCAGGTGCTGGTTCACCCCAAGCCGATCGGCAGACTGATCTTCCCGAAGTGCGAGCGCCTGGTGACGCATGCTCACCAGGACTATGAGTTCATGGGAGGTGACCCAGAGTTTTATACGGTGTGGATTCCGCTGCACGACTGTCCCGTCGAAGTCGGTCCGTTACGGATACTGGAGGGATCGCATCGTCACGGAATTCAACATCACGAGCGCGACAACCTTCACGTGCCTGAGATCCCGGAGGATGCGGCAGCTGGGATCGAGTGGGTTGGTGGCCAGGTGAATGCGGGCGACGTCCTGATCTTTCATAGCCTCACAGTCCACGCAGCTTCGCTGAACCTGTCGGACCAGATGCGACTTTCGATCGATTGCAGGTTTCAGGATGCCCGCCGAACTCTCAATCCGGCCAATCTTGTATTCGCTGGCGAATCGGGTAAGTCGTGGGAGAAGACCTATGCCGGCTGGACCTCGGACGAGTTGAAGTTCTACTGGAAGAAGTTGCCGCTGACGCTTCAGCCTTCGAAGGCCGAGTTGGCAAGCCTTGCGGATACGGCCGCGGCACCGGCTAAGCGCGCCAGGTATCTCAGGATGATCAGCCAACTGGAGTAG
- a CDS encoding phosphoenolpyruvate carboxykinase (ATP) translates to MAALQGPQQSGVPPVPHRPQDALLYDMELPLRATFYPLGFAVDVLTNDPAVLLAAQESFGHRRLRHGNTALQIRVGVSATGGDACPPEPTRREYNHLYSLTADPQNHAMLDLKTCTSFVWLNRSAVSNSLYLRYNFLEKVVYLLLGASVVTDLHAACVSKKGKGILLCGESGAGKSTLAYACARAGWTYTSDDTSYLINDSATPRVVGHAHRIRFRPTAKDIFPELASYEVTPRMEGKPSLEIPSSELPVHSTAVEAGIYSIVYLKRSRSPRTRLIPLPAGTATERTRNELFSAGEIRAKHEKILEILSPVPTFELQYSVLDYAIYELDRLVQKS, encoded by the coding sequence ATGGCGGCTCTACAGGGCCCACAACAGAGCGGCGTCCCGCCCGTACCGCACAGGCCTCAGGACGCTCTGCTCTACGATATGGAGCTTCCACTTCGCGCTACGTTCTACCCACTTGGCTTTGCGGTCGACGTCCTGACGAATGACCCCGCCGTCCTCCTCGCCGCTCAAGAGAGCTTTGGTCATCGCCGCCTGCGCCACGGCAACACTGCCTTGCAGATTCGCGTCGGAGTCAGCGCAACCGGCGGCGATGCCTGCCCGCCTGAACCTACGCGCCGCGAGTACAACCACCTCTACTCACTCACGGCCGATCCTCAAAACCACGCGATGCTCGATCTCAAGACATGCACCAGCTTCGTCTGGCTCAATCGTTCGGCGGTGAGCAACAGCCTCTACCTTCGCTATAACTTTCTCGAGAAAGTGGTCTATCTCCTGCTCGGCGCGTCGGTCGTTACGGATCTCCACGCCGCATGTGTCAGCAAGAAAGGGAAGGGAATTCTTCTTTGCGGTGAATCCGGTGCTGGCAAATCGACACTCGCCTATGCCTGCGCGCGAGCCGGATGGACCTATACCTCCGATGACACCAGCTACCTCATCAATGACTCTGCAACTCCTCGCGTCGTCGGACACGCGCATCGCATACGCTTTCGCCCCACAGCCAAGGACATCTTTCCGGAGCTGGCAAGCTACGAAGTGACGCCACGGATGGAGGGCAAGCCGTCGCTCGAGATTCCTTCCTCCGAGCTGCCCGTCCACTCGACGGCGGTTGAGGCAGGAATCTACTCCATTGTCTATCTGAAGCGAAGCCGATCCCCACGCACCAGGCTCATCCCGCTGCCCGCAGGAACCGCGACGGAACGCACTCGGAACGAACTCTTTTCGGCCGGAGAGATTCGCGCAAAGCACGAGAAGATCCTGGAGATACTCTCGCCCGTGCCCACCTTCGAACTCCAGTACAGCGTCCTCGATTATGCGATCTATGAACTGGACCGCCTGGTCCAGAAGTCATAG
- a CDS encoding glycosyltransferase 87 family protein → MTLTCNQRAASWLERIVITLALLYLAAHTLPRAWKTLNTDFPNYYMSARLVHEGYDSARMYDWSWIEREKDHRAVNIRVIGLLPITPFSTLAMLPFAGLAPLAAKHAWILLSLASLVPIVWMLRSMTGLSIQRVGLAFALCFPFHRNLEFGQYYVILLLLLVTACWSYLRGWHVAAGALIAVAAACKVFPVLFLLFFLRRREWQLLGSALLTLLLAAGASIAVFGWNVHRTYLHEILPWTLRGEAMPPYVPSASISGILHRLFLSEPQWNPHPWHNSLLCFALLMPVLQMLVLAPAVLLIRRANTSRSRIQLELSALLTASLTISTVPALYNFILMALPLCVLTAVLIQARRYGWALGLAMLYLGIGLPLPSPEKMAGALALLQLARLPLLLAFLAANYWLLWRDPDAEKTPKGVETYLWAAAMAAVAVVSVFSTFQREGSARSEYAYRLPLQGEGLLNAQPHPAGRGVRYIAFTFAGYHLVPDAQNDLAPTAVAGLPDDLSFASSGPESLLVEHATSPHSQIVDAPRGWKVVVDDAREPMLSANGKDLTYIRDDHGHGRLMERAAFAEDGVRELALTEPSLNVYEASFLSENEYAFSAVADGRAPEIYLMDAMHDNIPLHLGESRYPAISPDGRWMVYSRFDGNGWNLWLRDQENGMTRRIADVPCNQIQPIWEEDSKTVLYSTDCGRSLWFTAVARRRIVP, encoded by the coding sequence ATGACTCTCACCTGCAATCAACGCGCGGCCTCGTGGCTAGAACGCATCGTCATCACGCTGGCGCTGCTTTACCTTGCCGCCCATACACTCCCCAGAGCATGGAAGACCCTGAACACGGACTTCCCCAACTACTACATGTCGGCTCGGCTGGTGCATGAAGGTTATGATTCCGCGCGGATGTATGACTGGTCCTGGATCGAGCGTGAGAAGGACCATCGCGCCGTGAACATAAGGGTCATCGGCCTTTTGCCGATTACACCGTTTTCTACGCTGGCAATGTTACCGTTCGCGGGACTTGCACCACTGGCTGCTAAGCATGCGTGGATTCTGCTGAGCTTGGCATCGCTGGTCCCGATTGTCTGGATGCTTAGGTCGATGACTGGGCTTAGTATCCAGCGTGTCGGACTCGCCTTCGCCCTGTGTTTTCCATTCCATAGAAACTTGGAGTTCGGGCAGTACTATGTGATTCTGCTGCTGCTCCTCGTTACTGCTTGCTGGTCCTATCTTCGAGGATGGCATGTGGCGGCAGGCGCGCTTATAGCAGTCGCTGCGGCTTGCAAGGTATTTCCGGTTTTATTTCTGTTATTTTTTCTGCGGCGCAGAGAGTGGCAGCTACTGGGGTCGGCCCTGCTAACACTTTTGCTAGCTGCTGGCGCTTCGATCGCGGTCTTTGGCTGGAATGTGCATCGGACTTATCTTCATGAGATTTTGCCGTGGACTCTGCGTGGCGAGGCGATGCCGCCGTATGTGCCGAGCGCTTCCATCTCGGGCATTCTTCATCGGCTCTTTCTCTCGGAGCCGCAGTGGAATCCGCATCCGTGGCATAACTCGCTCCTGTGCTTTGCACTGCTGATGCCGGTGCTGCAGATGCTCGTTTTGGCACCGGCTGTTCTGCTCATCCGTCGAGCAAACACCAGCCGGAGCCGCATCCAGCTTGAACTGTCGGCGTTGCTCACGGCATCGCTCACGATCTCCACTGTGCCAGCGCTCTACAACTTCATTCTGATGGCGCTGCCTCTCTGCGTGCTGACTGCGGTGCTGATACAGGCGAGGCGTTACGGCTGGGCTCTTGGTTTGGCGATGCTCTATCTTGGCATTGGCTTGCCATTGCCGAGTCCAGAGAAGATGGCGGGAGCGTTGGCGCTGTTACAGCTCGCGCGACTTCCGTTGCTGCTTGCTTTTCTGGCTGCGAACTATTGGCTGTTGTGGCGTGATCCGGACGCCGAGAAGACTCCGAAAGGAGTGGAGACCTACCTATGGGCCGCCGCGATGGCAGCCGTCGCAGTCGTCAGCGTCTTCTCTACTTTTCAGCGAGAAGGTTCCGCGCGATCGGAGTACGCCTATCGATTGCCGTTACAGGGCGAGGGACTTCTGAATGCGCAGCCACATCCCGCAGGCCGGGGAGTTCGCTATATCGCGTTCACCTTCGCAGGTTACCACTTGGTTCCAGACGCTCAGAATGATTTGGCACCGACCGCGGTTGCCGGACTCCCGGACGATCTTTCATTTGCCAGCAGCGGGCCGGAGAGCCTCCTGGTGGAGCACGCCACGAGTCCGCACTCGCAGATCGTCGATGCACCGCGTGGTTGGAAGGTTGTCGTCGATGACGCGCGAGAACCGATGCTCTCCGCGAATGGAAAAGACCTTACCTACATTCGAGATGACCATGGGCATGGACGATTGATGGAGCGGGCAGCGTTTGCGGAAGATGGTGTGCGCGAGTTGGCACTGACAGAACCTTCGCTGAATGTCTATGAGGCATCGTTTCTTTCAGAGAACGAGTATGCGTTCTCTGCGGTCGCGGACGGACGCGCGCCGGAGATCTACCTGATGGATGCTATGCATGACAACATTCCGCTCCATCTCGGCGAATCCCGCTATCCTGCAATCTCTCCGGACGGACGTTGGATGGTATACAGCCGGTTCGATGGCAACGGATGGAATCTATGGCTTCGCGACCAGGAGAACGGAATGACGCGGCGTATCGCAGATGTGCCGTGCAATCAGATTCAACCCATATGGGAAGAGGATTCGAAGACAGTTCTCTACAGCACCGATTGCGGGCGGAGCTTGTGGTTTACCGCAGTGGCCCGGCGGAGAATTGTTCCCTGA
- a CDS encoding glycosyltransferase has product MSHFGVLSYKGAGHLNPLIALARELVARGHRVTFFQTAELEEHVRLHGLEFCSITSSAARPATSSRLAYRWKFMQEIVALRDGIDRIVFDMELFLRQVPPAMAGRGIDAIIMDEIALAGPTVAEILRLPYVVISTSVPHNFGWDGPRSIASRETLIERVQRECHQVSVLRMRGPVRRRLDALRRTVGLGPIGQVKRKFPELAHITQLPQCLDLPRTTLPYNFHYAGPLVDEATRPAMDFPWGRLDGRTMVYATFGTSRRSDLALFHLIAEACNELCLQLVISLGGRRGPESLHGLPGDAIVVKALPQLEILKRADIVISHGGLNTALETLREGKPTIVIPRAFDQPAVAARLERCGVALALPAKDLSAGAIRTALHTLLGQPGYRDAAMRMKAAVCASDGLAHAADVIELSLRRQGTRS; this is encoded by the coding sequence ATGTCACACTTCGGGGTCTTGTCTTACAAGGGAGCCGGCCATCTGAATCCGTTGATTGCGTTGGCCAGAGAGTTGGTCGCGCGTGGGCATCGGGTTACGTTCTTCCAGACAGCAGAGTTGGAGGAGCACGTACGCCTGCACGGGTTGGAGTTCTGTTCCATCACTTCCTCTGCCGCTCGTCCTGCCACGAGCAGCAGACTCGCGTACAGATGGAAGTTCATGCAGGAGATCGTCGCGCTGCGTGACGGCATCGATCGGATCGTCTTCGACATGGAGTTGTTTCTGCGACAGGTGCCGCCGGCGATGGCAGGCCGTGGGATCGACGCGATCATCATGGATGAGATTGCGCTCGCGGGCCCTACGGTGGCGGAGATATTACGTCTGCCTTATGTTGTTATCTCGACATCCGTACCGCACAACTTCGGATGGGACGGACCTCGGAGTATTGCGTCCAGGGAAACTCTCATAGAAAGAGTGCAACGCGAGTGTCATCAGGTGTCGGTGCTGCGCATGCGAGGCCCCGTCCGGCGTCGGCTGGACGCACTTCGGAGAACCGTGGGGCTGGGTCCGATAGGTCAGGTGAAGCGGAAGTTTCCGGAGCTTGCACACATCACGCAGCTTCCACAGTGCCTGGATCTTCCGCGGACCACACTTCCTTATAACTTCCACTATGCAGGTCCACTCGTGGATGAGGCAACGCGGCCAGCGATGGATTTTCCATGGGGCCGCCTCGACGGTCGAACGATGGTTTATGCGACCTTTGGAACCTCTCGCCGCAGTGACCTGGCGCTCTTCCATTTGATTGCAGAGGCCTGTAACGAACTTTGTCTGCAGTTGGTGATCTCGCTCGGTGGGCGCCGTGGGCCTGAGAGTCTTCACGGACTTCCTGGAGACGCGATCGTAGTGAAAGCCCTTCCACAGCTTGAGATTTTGAAGAGGGCCGACATCGTCATCAGCCACGGCGGCCTCAATACGGCGCTCGAGACACTGAGGGAAGGCAAGCCAACGATTGTGATCCCGAGGGCCTTCGATCAGCCCGCGGTGGCGGCACGTTTGGAGCGGTGCGGTGTTGCTCTGGCTCTACCGGCAAAGGATCTTTCCGCAGGAGCGATCCGCACTGCACTGCATACTCTACTTGGTCAACCCGGATATCGCGATGCGGCCATGCGGATGAAGGCAGCAGTTTGCGCCTCGGATGGACTCGCACATGCGGCGGATGTCATTGAGTTGTCGTTGAGACGGCAAGGAACTCGATCATGA
- a CDS encoding amidohydrolase family protein: protein MRELAHRPRQGDAVLRGVRYANGSMDSDWGSIQIDAGRIVHVGTDASLLSSPRGSSIDIDLTGHLVLPGLVNAHDHLQFALYPRLGDRPYGNYVEWGEEIHRKFADVIATHHSVPKRVRLWWGGIRNLLCGVTTVCHHDTLWPELQKEKFPVRVVQQYGWSHSVALGGDLLKAYEATTADAPFILHACEGIDAQAEQELAELNRLGVLGTHTVLVHGLALDEAGIDLLREREASLIVCPSSNDFLFHRLPDMELMNGMENLSLGNDSPLTAIGDLLDEIRFGMRQCEIAPTKMYAMVTENPARALRLRDGEGAVKKDGVGDLIAVLDEGRSPAETLASLSTQDVEFVMIGGCVQLASESVWHRLPPTARDGLEPLWIDGTIRWLRAPVYELLRQAEAVLGEDSVRLGGRPLRSAALRWVGA, encoded by the coding sequence ATGCGTGAGCTTGCCCACAGACCGAGGCAAGGCGATGCGGTCCTTCGTGGAGTCCGCTATGCGAATGGGTCGATGGATAGTGATTGGGGTTCGATCCAGATCGACGCGGGCCGGATAGTGCATGTTGGAACGGATGCGTCTCTATTGTCTTCCCCGCGAGGCTCATCAATCGACATCGATTTGACCGGGCACCTGGTTCTGCCGGGACTGGTGAACGCGCACGATCATCTGCAGTTCGCACTTTATCCGCGGCTCGGAGATCGACCTTATGGAAATTACGTGGAGTGGGGAGAGGAAATTCATCGCAAGTTTGCGGATGTCATCGCAACCCATCACTCTGTTCCGAAGCGCGTTCGATTGTGGTGGGGCGGGATTCGCAATCTTCTCTGCGGTGTGACTACGGTATGTCATCACGACACTCTCTGGCCGGAGTTGCAGAAAGAAAAATTTCCCGTCAGAGTGGTGCAGCAATACGGATGGAGTCACTCCGTCGCGCTAGGAGGCGACCTTCTCAAGGCTTATGAAGCCACGACAGCAGACGCTCCCTTTATCCTGCATGCTTGTGAAGGAATCGACGCCCAAGCAGAGCAGGAGCTTGCTGAGCTAAATCGGCTCGGCGTTCTGGGCACGCACACCGTCCTTGTCCATGGGCTGGCGCTCGATGAAGCGGGGATCGATCTGTTGCGGGAGCGGGAAGCGTCGCTGATCGTCTGCCCTTCGTCGAATGATTTCCTGTTCCATCGCCTGCCTGACATGGAGCTTATGAATGGGATGGAGAATCTCTCGCTGGGAAACGATTCTCCACTGACTGCCATAGGCGATCTGTTGGATGAGATCAGATTTGGAATGCGACAGTGCGAGATAGCGCCTACCAAGATGTACGCCATGGTGACCGAGAATCCGGCTAGGGCTCTGCGACTGCGTGACGGTGAGGGAGCGGTGAAGAAGGATGGGGTGGGTGATTTGATTGCGGTTCTCGATGAGGGTCGCAGCCCGGCAGAGACGCTGGCGTCTCTCTCCACGCAGGATGTGGAGTTTGTGATGATCGGCGGTTGTGTGCAACTTGCCTCTGAGAGTGTCTGGCATAGGCTGCCACCTACGGCGCGAGACGGACTTGAACCGCTATGGATTGATGGAACAATTCGATGGCTGCGTGCGCCTGTCTACGAGTTATTGCGGCAGGCCGAAGCGGTGTTGGGTGAGGACAGCGTGCGGCTAGGTGGTCGGCCACTTAGAAGTGCGGCCCTTCGTTGGGTTGGAGCCTAG